One Mesotoga infera DNA segment encodes these proteins:
- a CDS encoding dihydroorotase: AIRRAIVSGLIDIIASDHAPHTLEEKTSEVPARGFSGVELLFPLSYTALVSEGLLSLQALTKLLTFNSSNLLGINPACLEEGERADIVLFDPNESWIVEESSMYSKGKNTPFLGKKLEAKVKYTIASGKIVYPFIGESV, translated from the coding sequence AAGCGATCAGACGGGCAATAGTCTCTGGTTTGATAGATATTATTGCTTCGGATCACGCACCACACACATTAGAAGAAAAAACATCTGAAGTACCTGCTAGAGGCTTTTCGGGAGTAGAGCTACTTTTCCCGCTCTCATACACCGCCCTTGTCAGTGAAGGGCTTCTCTCTCTACAAGCATTGACTAAGCTTCTCACATTTAATTCTTCGAATCTCTTGGGAATAAATCCCGCTTGTCTTGAAGAGGGAGAACGAGCCGATATCGTCCTTTTTGATCCCAATGAATCATGGATTGTCGAAGAGTCCTCTATGTATTCAAAAGGGAAGAATACTCCCTTCCTGGGGAAGAAACTAGAAGCGAAGGTGAAGTATACCATAGCCTCTGGAAAAATAGTCTACCCCTTCATTGGAGAGTCAGTATGA
- a CDS encoding dihydroorotate dehydrogenase electron transfer subunit: MDCRRVLYVFKREEYSLPGEETRSEGEVYHSLWKNSLPLHWRVSMNVVNEKCEVIRNERVSSDGHILVLNSRDISRQTLPGQFVEIGCYGEDMILRRPFSVFDVSSESLSLFIKIVGKGTKWLSELNSGSIVDLIGPLGNGFTVSSKSRSLLIGGGCGIASLNLLSRKLFDSDSNSDTIFGFSKPEEIPQEVIEGFQKRANRVLVTVDKGPYPFIGNVVDRLKEIDLENYDRFYCCGPTRMLKALEPFLCKREVEVSLEARMACGIGVCYGCTISTKHGSKRVCLDGPVFKMEEVEWNEM, from the coding sequence ATGGATTGTCGAAGAGTCCTCTATGTATTCAAAAGGGAAGAATACTCCCTTCCTGGGGAAGAAACTAGAAGCGAAGGTGAAGTATACCATAGCCTCTGGAAAAATAGTCTACCCCTTCATTGGAGAGTCAGTATGAATGTTGTGAATGAAAAATGTGAAGTGATAAGAAACGAAAGGGTTAGTTCCGACGGGCATATACTGGTTCTTAATTCTAGAGATATCTCCCGACAGACCCTTCCCGGGCAGTTTGTTGAAATCGGTTGTTATGGAGAAGATATGATTTTGAGAAGACCATTTTCCGTCTTTGATGTCTCAAGTGAAAGCCTATCCCTATTCATAAAGATTGTTGGAAAGGGGACAAAATGGTTGAGTGAACTCAATTCCGGATCTATTGTTGATCTCATAGGACCGCTGGGAAATGGATTCACCGTGTCTAGCAAAAGCAGATCGCTATTGATTGGAGGGGGATGTGGCATCGCTTCACTGAATCTTCTTTCTCGAAAGCTATTTGATTCAGATAGTAACTCGGACACTATTTTTGGCTTCTCAAAACCCGAGGAGATCCCTCAAGAAGTCATCGAAGGATTTCAGAAGAGAGCAAACAGAGTTTTAGTAACCGTTGACAAAGGACCTTACCCCTTCATAGGAAACGTTGTGGACAGGTTGAAGGAAATTGATCTGGAAAACTACGACAGATTCTACTGTTGCGGCCCAACAAGAATGTTGAAGGCACTCGAACCCTTTCTATGCAAGAGAGAAGTCGAGGTATCTCTTGAAGCACGTATGGCATGCGGCATCGGGGTCTGTTATGGCTGCACCATCAGTACAAAACACGGTAGCAAGCGAGTCTGTCTAGATGGACCGGTTTTCAAAATGGAAGAGGTTGAATGGAATGAAATGTAA
- a CDS encoding dihydroorotate dehydrogenase yields MDRFSKWKRLNGMKCNLRTDLGRIGILRNPIIISSGTFGLSKPYFDLLESEYVGAVVTKTITLNPKEGNAQPRILEGPSSMINSIGLENPGVLSFIEEYKDGYGKLEIPVIVSISGNSVSEFVEIADRLNDIDGAAAIELNLSCPNVDSEGLSFGSSPERIGNVVSECSKTSKYPLIAKLSPFQSIDASFARSAEMAGASAISLINTVPAMKIDINRFRSALGALSGGMSGPAIRPIALKMVYEISRDIDLPIIGMGGISNGEDAVEFIMAGATAISIGTMNMIDPSIPKSITKFFENFMQVHSLLDTAEIAQRFIQRNS; encoded by the coding sequence ATGGACCGGTTTTCAAAATGGAAGAGGTTGAATGGAATGAAATGTAATCTGAGAACAGATCTTGGACGTATAGGCATTTTGCGTAATCCCATAATCATTTCTTCAGGGACTTTTGGACTGTCCAAACCGTATTTTGACCTTCTGGAATCTGAATATGTCGGAGCGGTAGTAACAAAGACGATCACTTTGAATCCGAAGGAGGGTAACGCTCAGCCGAGAATCCTGGAGGGTCCTTCCTCAATGATAAATTCGATCGGCCTCGAAAACCCCGGCGTTCTCAGTTTTATCGAAGAATACAAAGACGGGTATGGAAAATTGGAAATTCCAGTAATAGTTAGTATAAGTGGAAATTCAGTATCTGAGTTTGTTGAGATAGCTGACAGACTAAATGACATAGATGGGGCAGCCGCCATTGAACTAAATCTTTCCTGCCCGAATGTCGATTCGGAAGGACTCTCTTTCGGGTCAAGCCCTGAGAGAATTGGCAATGTCGTATCTGAATGCAGCAAGACCAGCAAATACCCGCTGATCGCTAAACTCAGCCCTTTCCAATCTATTGATGCTTCCTTCGCCAGAAGTGCAGAAATGGCAGGGGCATCGGCAATATCACTGATAAATACCGTACCAGCCATGAAGATTGACATAAACAGATTCAGATCTGCATTAGGTGCCCTATCCGGTGGAATGTCCGGACCAGCAATTAGACCCATCGCGCTGAAAATGGTCTACGAAATCAGTAGGGATATTGATCTTCCCATAATCGGTATGGGCGGAATTTCAAACGGCGAGGATGCAGTAGAGTTTATTATGGCGGGAGCCACCGCAATCTCTATCGGAACTATGAATATGATTGATCCCTCAATACCCAAATCAATCACCAAGTTTTTCGAGAACTTCATGCAAGTTCATTCATTATTAGATACTGCGGAAATTGCCCAAAGATTCATCCAAAGAAACTCTTGA
- a CDS encoding bifunctional 4-hydroxy-2-oxoglutarate aldolase/2-dehydro-3-deoxy-phosphogluconate aldolase, whose protein sequence is MKNIILQERIMAVIRSDSVERCVEIGRSCFRGGVKILEITFTVPDAPKAISILSKEIEGAYVGAGTVITDDQFSKAVKSGAKYVVSPHLSEELAIQSRALEMLYLPGIMTPTEYVKATSLGSSMVKVFPGDVLSPSFVKSLRGPFPEALCVVSGGVNLDNIDTWFKAGTAAVGIGSDLTKGSPEEIEEKARQFVAKVKSFFG, encoded by the coding sequence GTGAAGAATATTATCCTGCAAGAAAGGATAATGGCCGTTATCAGAAGCGACAGCGTGGAGAGATGCGTCGAGATTGGAAGAAGCTGTTTCAGGGGAGGCGTGAAAATCCTCGAAATAACCTTCACGGTTCCCGACGCCCCCAAGGCGATTTCAATTCTCTCAAAAGAGATAGAGGGTGCCTACGTTGGAGCCGGAACTGTTATCACAGACGACCAGTTCAGCAAAGCCGTTAAGAGCGGCGCTAAGTACGTAGTCAGTCCTCATCTATCGGAAGAACTTGCAATACAGTCCAGAGCGCTCGAGATGCTTTATCTTCCTGGGATTATGACACCGACAGAATATGTGAAGGCAACTTCGCTGGGCAGCTCGATGGTCAAAGTCTTCCCCGGCGATGTACTTTCACCCTCCTTTGTGAAATCACTTAGGGGCCCCTTCCCCGAGGCGCTGTGTGTGGTGTCGGGAGGAGTCAATCTCGACAACATAGACACATGGTTCAAAGCAGGTACCGCCGCTGTCGGTATAGGATCCGATCTGACTAAGGGGAGCCCGGAGGAGATAGAGGAGAAGGCGAGACAGTTCGTCGCCAAAGTCAAGAGTTTCTTTGGATGA